Within Sorangiineae bacterium MSr11367, the genomic segment GGCGTGGGGTACTTCCTCGGCGTGAAGAGCGGCCACGCCGCCTATGGTGCAGCCCTCGTCGTGGGCACCTGGGTGGGCGCGCATCTTTACCTCGCGCGCCTGCGCAAGGTCGATCCGGCCGAGGAGCTGGTCGATCGCGCCGCCAAGCTCGCGCGCCTCTTTCCGGCGGCCTTCGTCGTGATGGGCCACACGCACATCCCGACCGAGGTGCCGGTGCAGGACGGCGTCACGTACATCAACCTGGGCTCGTGGGCCGAGGACGAAGAGGTTGCCGCGTCCGACAAACACGTCGCCTACCAAGCCGCGCGCACCCACCTGGTCATCCACCCCCGCGAATCGGGCACCGAAGCGCAATTCTTGGCGTGGGACTCCACCACCGCCGGCCCCCGCCGCTTCAAGGGCACCGGCAGCAGCAGCGCCTAGTTCATATTGACGATCGAGATCGGTCTTGCTTGTGGAGAGGCAGAGGACCTTTCTTTCGAAGAAGAAGGAATGAGGGGATTTGCTGCCCCCACTCGCCACGCGTCCTCGGCGAACCGCCGCCGAGACGGCGGCGCTCCATGCGAGAGAGCGACACCCACTTCGTGCTACGCCGTGAAAGCGCGACGCTCCAAGTAGAGCGCGATGCACGAAGACGTGACGTCTACGACGCGCGATGTCTACGACGCTCGATGCGCGTGTGCGTGACGTTTACGACGACGTGATGCGCGCACGATGGAGCGCCGGCTTCCAGCCGGCGGTGCGCCGGCCTCCGGCCGGCTGGAGTGCGTGAATCAGCCTTGGATTGCGACGCGCTCTTGGACCCAGTCGTCCTGGGACTTTGCGCGGTTGATCGTGACGATTTGTCCGCCGCGCAGGAACACCTCGTCGGGCAGTGCGCGGCCGTTGTACTGGTTGGACATCACGTAGCCGTAGGCGCCGGCGTCGAGGAGCGCCACGTGCTCCGGTGGGCTGTCCGGCAATGCGTGCACGCCGAAGTCGTCCGAGCTCTCGCACACGGGACCGACCACGCGCCAGAGTGTCGCGGTGAAGTCTGCCGAGGCGCCGTTGGTCTCCAGCGGAACCACGCGGTGGCGCGCTTGGTAGAGCGCCGGGCGGATCAAGTCGTTCATGCCCGCGTCGATCATCAGCCAGCGGCGGGCGGTGCCGCGCACCGTGCTCACCTTGGTCTGCACCACGCGCGAAACGAGGACGCCATGGGCAGCCACCATCGAGCGACCCGGCTCCACCATGAGCATCGTGTCGTCCACCTCGGCGGCCTTGCGCTCCTCGAGCGCGGCGCGCACGTAGTCGCCCGGCTTCGGAACCGCGCCCGCGCCATAGTCGATACCGAACCCGCCGCCCGTATCGAGAAAGCGCAACGTGCTCACCCCGCCCGCCCGAACGGCGACGCCCAGCGAGAAGAGCGTGCGTGCGGCCGTGCGGTATGCCGGCACCGACGGGATCTGCGACCCGATGTGGTGCCCCAGACCGACGAGCTCGACCTCCGGCGACGCCTTGATGATCTCGAGCGCGCGCGGAAGATCGTCCTGCGCGATCCCGAACTTGGCCGCATCGTGCCCCGTCGCGATGTTCGCGTGCGTCTCCAGCGCCTCGAAGTCGAGCGCCGGGTTGATGCGCAACGAAATGCGCGCGCGCGCTCCCCGTCCGAGCGAAAGGGCTCGGGCGCGCGCGGCGACGCGCACGATCTCCTCCACGCTCTCGATCTGGATGGACAGGATCCCGGCGCCGAGCGCCTTGTCGATCTCGTCATCGCGCTTGGCCACACCGTTGTAAACGATGGACAGCGGAGGAACGCCGCAGGCGAGCGCCACCGAAAGCTCGGCCCCGCTCACGACGTCGGCGCCGCAGCCTTGCGCGGCGAGTGCGCGCACCACGGGACCCGCGGTGTTCGCCTTTACGGCGTAGGCGACGAGATGCGATTCGTTTCCGAATGCCTCACGAAGCTCGCGCGCGCCGGCGGCGATCGCGTCGAGATCGTAGACGTAGCTCGGCGTGCGGATGCTTCCCGAACGCACGAGATCCGAGAGCGCGAGGCCCCCCAGTAGAGCCCGGCCGTTGGAGTCACGGCGCGGTGAATTGCCAAATGCCTCTGCCACGAGAGGGAAACATCGTTATCACATTCACGCGCCGTGTGCGTGTTGTTCACGCATCTTCATCAAGGCGAAGCTACGCGCTCACGTTTTGCCTCAGGTTTGCACGTTTGTGCATTTGTTTTGTGGCATGCTCAGTCCCACGATGACCATGCGTCGCGCGAAGCTCGTCTGCACACTTGGACCCGCTTGCGATTCTTTGGAGGGCCTCGGCGATTTGATCGATGCCGGGATGGATGTCGCTCGGTTCAACTTCTCCCACGGTTCGCACGAGGAGCACGGGGCGCGCATCGCCCGCCTCCGCGAGGTGAGCCAACAGAAGAAGAAGAGCGTTGCCATCCTTCAGGATCTCTGTGGCCCCAAAGTTCGAACCGGGAAATTCCCCGCACCCTACGACCTACCCACCGGCTCGGAGGTGGTCCTCTACGAGGGGGACGAATCCCGTGATGGGATGCGCATCCCCATTCAGTACGAGGGGCTCGCCGGTGACGTCCGCACGGACGACCGCATCCTCTTCGACGACGGCCGCCTCGGCCTCACCGTCCTGCGCATCGAGGGCGACCAAGTCTACGCCCGCGTCGACCAGGGTGGCGGCATGCGAAACCACGTCGGCGTGCACTTGCCCAGCCGCACCATGCGGGTGAGCCCGCTGACGGAGAAGGACAAGGAAGATCTCGCCTTCGGCCTCACGCAGGGCATCGACTACATCGCCCTGTCGTTCGTCCGTCGCGCGGAAGATCTGCACCTCGTGCGCAACATCGCCACGGCGTGGGGACAGCCCACGCCCATCATCGCGAAGATCGAGACCCCCGACGCCGTCGACAACTTGGAGAGCGTGGTGGCCGCCTCGGATGGCGTCATGGTCGCTCGTGGCGATCTGGGCGTCGAGTTCCCGCCGGAGCGGGTGCCGGTCATCCAGCGTCAGATCCTCAGCGTGGCTCGCCGCGTTCGCCGCCCCGTCATCGTGGCCACCGAGATGCTCCAATCGATGACCAAGTCGCCGCGTCCCACGCGCGCCGAAGCGAGCGACGTCGCGAACGCCGTCTACTCGGGCACCGACGCGGTCATGCTCTCGGGCGAAACCGCGAACGGCCAGTTCCCGACGTTGTCCGCGTCGATGATGAGCCGCATCGCGCTCGAGGCCGAAGGAAGCCCCTTCTTCGACACGAGCTCCCCGACGTACGCCTCCCGCGCAACCAGCGTGGCCGAGGCCATCGCGCGCGGCGCCTGCAACACGGCCCGCGAAATCGGCGCCAAGTACCTCGTCGCCTTCACCGAAAGCGGTTCGAGCGCGATGAACGTCAGCCTCGCGCGCCCGCACGTCCCCATCATCGCCTTCTCCACCAACGCGCGCACCCGCCGCCGCATGGCCCTCTACTGGGGCGTCATCCCGCGCGAAATGCCTGCGATGCACGACATGGATCAACTCGTCGACTGGTGTACCGGCGACCTCATGGCCGGCGGCCTCGCCGCCCCGGGCGAACGCGTCGTCATCGTCTTCGGCGCCCCCATCGGCGTCAGCGGCAGCACCAACACGATCCGCGTCCACGTCATCGGCTGAAACGACTCCCAGAGAATTTCACAGGAAGACGGGAAGACGGGAAGGTTTTTGAGTTTCCAATTCGCCCAGTGAGCGAATTGGAAACCCCAAAAAAGCGTTCCGCGTCGTGCGCGCCGTCAGTCCTTCCCGTCTTCCCGTCTTCCTGTGAACTCTCTTCTGGCCGTTTCACTGCAGGCACGTGGCCATCACGCTGCGAATTTGCTTCGCGCCGCGCAGTGAGAACGTGTCACTCCCGTCCAAGGTCCGCAGGATCGTCCACACGTCGCTCATGGGCAGCGCGCAGATCGAGTGCTCGGTCTGCGTGTAGCACACGGGGTGCGAGGCGAAGGCCGCGTCGGTCAACGAGCTGCAGCTCGCGTTCGTTCGGCTTGCCTCGAGAAACTCGCCCTGCAGGCAGCGCATTGTCGCGTCGCGCCAGGCGATGCCCCGCTCCGAGAGACCAACCTGGTTCATGAAACGGTGGCAGTACTTCTCTCCGTAGCCCAAGGCGTAACCGTCGACACCGCACGGACGCTCGGCTTCCACCGAGCTCGCGTAGAAGTCGCACGCGCTCGCCGCACCGGACAGGGGACTCTCGCGGGACGCGTCATCCTGCGGGTGCGCACCGCACGCGATCAGCAGCAGCCCGCAGATCCCCAGCCCCAAGCGCACGCATGGAACTCTACTTCCGTTGGAAGCCGATGGCGCTGCTGATCGCCATCGCAAGCGAGCAATTGTTCACTTGCCGCTTCACCGCGTTGGCGATGTCCGGATCGCTGATCGGCTTTTCCCCCGCAGAGACCGCGGTTCCGCTGGCGCGACGGCGGAAGCGTGCGATCGCGTTGCCACTTCGCAGATTCAGAATCGACACCCGCGCGTCGTGCGGCACCATCTGAAGCACGTCCGACGTGACCGTCCCACCATCGGCGAGCGACGCGGCCTCCGGTGCATCCTCGTCGAGCACGAGCAGGAAGAACTGCGCGCGCTTGATGATCTCCACGGCCTGCGGGATCTCGCGCTCGATGCCCTGTTTGAACTGCTGCTCGAACACCCTCAAGCGCAAGTCGTCGCCCGACTCTTTCACCTCGCGGACCCAATCGTCCGTCAGGATGCGCGTCGAGGCATACGCCTGCCGCAAGTTCCACGGTTGGTCCGGAAAGAGCCCCCCATCGAGCTCGCCCCTCGCGCCCGCGGCGTTGGGCTCTCGCAGAAAGCACGCGACGAACCCATCGCGCAGCGAATCCTGGGTCGCCTTGCGTAGCCGGTTCACATCGCTCGCCTCGGCGACCCGCAGCCGCAGGTACACGCCCGGCGTGGAGCGAAAGTCCCAATCGCCCGCGTTCGAATCCTTCCAGTCGCCCGACCAGCTCGTCGCGTTCTCGAGCGTGAACTTCTCGATCTGATCGCGAACCTTCTCCCACTCCACACCGACGGTGACCTGCACCGCCCGCTGCTTTGCCAGGAGCCCGTCCTTCGAGTCGTCGAGTTTGCGCATCGCGAAGAAGCGGTACCCGAGCAACGTCACGAGCACGCCGGCCAGCGCGAAGAGCCAAAAATTGGGTGAAGCCCGGCTGAATCGTCCACGCAAGCGCTGTTCGCGCATTTCGTGGACGGCTTTTAGCCCGGGCTTCTTTGGTTCAGGAGGGGGAGCAGGCACTCAAAACAGCGGACGAAACGCCCTCAATGATCCGTCTTCGGAATCATGTTCACCATGAAGCTCACGTTCGGATAGCCCGCGAACGCGGCCGTCTGGAACACGCTCTTCACGACCACCGCCGGCACTTCTTGGTCGATCTGAAGGACCACCACGCCCGGGAATTCCTTGCCGGGACGCGCTTGCTTCCACGTCTCGCGCTTGCCCTTGAGCATGTTGTAAAGCTCGTCGATGCGCTGCATGCGCGGCGGCGGGCCCGATTCCTCGATCGCGCGCGTGTTGCCTGCGGGGGCGCCGTCGACCAGCACTTGGCTGCCCGCCACGGCCACGAGCGGCGCGTCGATCATGTCGAGCGTGTTCTCTGCCTTCGGCAGGTTCACACCCTTCTGGACCGGTGTCTCACCCGACGCGCTGAACGTCATGAGCAAGAAGACGACGGTCACGACGAGGAAGTCGATCATGCTCGTCAGCGACAGGTTCGCATTGATGTTGCGATGGCCGAACCCGAGGACCTTCTTCTGAACGAAACGCAACGGCACCGCATGCATCAAGCGCCGGCCAGGATTATGTACGGGCATACTCGTTCCCTCAGTTGGCGCTAGTTCACGCTGAACGTGACGTTGAAGGCTGAAACCGGCTCGGTCTTGCTGCCGAGGCTCATCGGGCGGTGCGTCTGGTAGACCGCGTCGATCACGCCGATGATCTGCGAATACGGAATGTTGTTGTCGGTGTGCAAGACCGCTTGGTCGAGCTTCCTG encodes:
- the lysA gene encoding diaminopimelate decarboxylase produces the protein MAEAFGNSPRRDSNGRALLGGLALSDLVRSGSIRTPSYVYDLDAIAAGARELREAFGNESHLVAYAVKANTAGPVVRALAAQGCGADVVSGAELSVALACGVPPLSIVYNGVAKRDDEIDKALGAGILSIQIESVEEIVRVAARARALSLGRGARARISLRINPALDFEALETHANIATGHDAAKFGIAQDDLPRALEIIKASPEVELVGLGHHIGSQIPSVPAYRTAARTLFSLGVAVRAGGVSTLRFLDTGGGFGIDYGAGAVPKPGDYVRAALEERKAAEVDDTMLMVEPGRSMVAAHGVLVSRVVQTKVSTVRGTARRWLMIDAGMNDLIRPALYQARHRVVPLETNGASADFTATLWRVVGPVCESSDDFGVHALPDSPPEHVALLDAGAYGYVMSNQYNGRALPDEVFLRGGQIVTINRAKSQDDWVQERVAIQG
- the pyk gene encoding pyruvate kinase, which gives rise to MTMRRAKLVCTLGPACDSLEGLGDLIDAGMDVARFNFSHGSHEEHGARIARLREVSQQKKKSVAILQDLCGPKVRTGKFPAPYDLPTGSEVVLYEGDESRDGMRIPIQYEGLAGDVRTDDRILFDDGRLGLTVLRIEGDQVYARVDQGGGMRNHVGVHLPSRTMRVSPLTEKDKEDLAFGLTQGIDYIALSFVRRAEDLHLVRNIATAWGQPTPIIAKIETPDAVDNLESVVAASDGVMVARGDLGVEFPPERVPVIQRQILSVARRVRRPVIVATEMLQSMTKSPRPTRAEASDVANAVYSGTDAVMLSGETANGQFPTLSASMMSRIALEAEGSPFFDTSSPTYASRATSVAEAIARGACNTAREIGAKYLVAFTESGSSAMNVSLARPHVPIIAFSTNARTRRRMALYWGVIPREMPAMHDMDQLVDWCTGDLMAGGLAAPGERVVIVFGAPIGVSGSTNTIRVHVIG
- a CDS encoding biopolymer transporter ExbD, which codes for MPVHNPGRRLMHAVPLRFVQKKVLGFGHRNINANLSLTSMIDFLVVTVVFLLMTFSASGETPVQKGVNLPKAENTLDMIDAPLVAVAGSQVLVDGAPAGNTRAIEESGPPPRMQRIDELYNMLKGKRETWKQARPGKEFPGVVVLQIDQEVPAVVVKSVFQTAAFAGYPNVSFMVNMIPKTDH